A genomic segment from Panthera tigris isolate Pti1 chromosome A1, P.tigris_Pti1_mat1.1, whole genome shotgun sequence encodes:
- the GZMA gene encoding granzyme A, protein MRNSYTLLASSLLIAIFLLLIPGDFCVKIIGGNQVTPHSRPYMVLLKGENICAGALIEKNWVLTAAHCVLNRTSQVILGAHSITKNEPEKQIMFVKKQYPYPCFDQDTHEGDLKLLQLTKKAKINKNVSTLRLPKKGDDVKPGTMCQVAGWGKIHNNSPQSDTLREVNITVINRRICNDQKHYDYHPVIGLNMICAGSLKGGKDSCNGDSGSPLICEGTYRGITAFGLPGKCGDPRGPGIYTLLSQKYLNWINKTMKGQFR, encoded by the exons ATGAGGAACTCCTATACACTTCTGGCATCCTCTCTCTTGATTGCCATTTTTCTCCTGCTAATTCCTGGAG aTTTCTGTGTAAAAATTATTGGAGGAAATCAAGTGACTCCTCATTCAAGACCCTACATGGTGCtacttaaaggagaaaatatctgtgcCGGGGCTCTGATTGAAAAAAACTGGGTATTGACTGCAGCTCACTGTGTCCT GAACAGAACGTCCCAGGTCATTCTTGGAGCTCACTCAATAACCAAGAATGAGCCAGAAAAGCAGATAATGTTTGTTAAGAAACAATATCCCTATCCGTGCTTTGACCAGGACACGCATGAAGGTGATCTTAAACTTTTACAG CTGaccaaaaaggcaaaaattaataaaaatgtgagcACCCTCCGTCTTCCTAAAAAGGGGGATGATGTGAAACCAGGAACCATGTGCCAAGTTGCAGGCTGGGGGAAAATTCATAATAACTCACCTCAGTCAGATACTCTGAGAGAAGTCAATATCACCGTCATAAACAGAAGAATCTGCAATGATCAAAAGCACTATGATTATCATCCTGTGATTGGACTGAATATGATTTGTGCCGGCAGCCTCAAGGGTGGAAAAGACTCGTGcaat GGAGATTCTGGAAGCCCTTTGATATGTGAGGGTACTTATAGAGGCATTACTGCCTTTGGCCTTCCAGGGAAATGCGGAGACCCTCGAGGACCTGGCATCTATACTCTTCTCTCACAGAAG
- the LOC122238682 gene encoding sperm-associated acrosin inhibitor-like codes for MSLFSSWIKAIFIIALAFPLYSETTFAPMPEARSTPQCRPYSDEQDYCTRESDLICANNGKTYGNICTFCREKKKNGDKFDFAHFGYC; via the exons ATGTCTCTCTTCTCATCGTGGATCAAAGCTATTTTCATCATTGCCTTGGCATTTCCTCTTTATTCTG AAACTACTTTTGCACCTATGCCAGAAGCCAGAAGTACG CCACAATGTAGACCATATTCAGATGAGCAAGATTATTGCACCAGAGAATCAGATCTAATCTGTGCGAACAATGGAAAAACTTATGGAAATATATGTACTTTCTGCAGGGAAAAGAA GAAAAATGGTGACAAATTTGATTTTGCGCATTTTGGTTACTGTTGA